From one Gemmobacter sp. genomic stretch:
- a CDS encoding ABC transporter ATP-binding protein encodes MAERKSDAPVLRCTGIERSFGGLKALKGVDVEVHRGEIFGLVGPNGSGKTTMVNVMTGFYPPNAGQVELFGERITGLAPHKVAKKGVARTFQNLALFKGMSVLDNILVGRHTHMHPSSLATLFYWVWAQREELAHRRVVEEIIDFMQLQDIRDEPVDVIPMGLQKRVELARALVAEPRFLILDEPMAGMNQEEKEYIARFILDARDERGVTILLIEHHMDVVTALCDRVTVLSYGEVIAQGEPKSTIADPAVITAYLGARAAARHAGGAA; translated from the coding sequence ATGGCTGAGCGCAAGTCAGACGCGCCTGTCCTGCGCTGCACCGGGATCGAGCGGTCGTTCGGCGGCCTCAAGGCGCTGAAAGGCGTCGATGTCGAGGTGCATCGCGGCGAGATTTTCGGCCTTGTCGGCCCCAACGGCTCGGGCAAGACCACCATGGTCAACGTGATGACCGGATTCTACCCGCCAAATGCCGGCCAGGTGGAACTGTTCGGCGAACGCATCACCGGCCTTGCCCCGCACAAGGTGGCGAAAAAGGGCGTTGCCCGCACCTTTCAGAACCTTGCGCTGTTCAAGGGCATGAGCGTGCTGGACAACATCCTTGTCGGCCGCCACACCCACATGCACCCGTCCTCGCTGGCGACCCTGTTCTACTGGGTCTGGGCACAGCGCGAGGAACTGGCACATCGGCGCGTGGTCGAAGAGATCATTGATTTCATGCAGTTGCAGGACATTCGGGACGAGCCGGTGGACGTGATCCCCATGGGGTTGCAAAAGCGGGTGGAACTGGCGCGCGCGCTGGTGGCCGAACCGCGCTTCCTGATCCTGGACGAACCCATGGCCGGCATGAACCAGGAGGAAAAGGAATACATCGCCCGCTTCATCCTGGATGCGCGCGACGAACGCGGGGTGACCATCCTGCTGATCGAACACCACATGGATGTGGTCACCGCGCTGTGCGACCGGGTGACCGTGCTGTCCTATGGCGAGGTGATTGCGCAGGGCGAACCGAAATCCACCATCGCCGATCCGGCGGTGATCACCGCCTATCTGGGCGCGCGGGCCGCCGCCCGCCATGCAGGGGGTGCGGCATGA
- a CDS encoding AMP-binding protein, whose amino-acid sequence MSVQGRITGWPVNDTGRPATLVAALAANAAQAGNRPGFREREYGIWREWTWVQVLDEVLALAAGFETLGLGPGKALTVVGDNRAAIYFSMLAANALRAFPSPVYPDVPVEEFKNFVRFGDPDIALAEDQEQVDKLLDLRSRIGRPATIVYDDPRGMANYADPGLVALSDVAERGRKRLVAEPGLATDLVARAGADDIAVLLYSSGTTGLAKGIPLRHSNITGGIANAEAGGYFRKGERLFAYLPTAWVGDFVFSLAAGVLLQAVINIPERAETALHDLREVAPTFYLAAPRAWDAMLTRIQVGMADSTPMKRRLFDWFIPRAIELERKRLKGHKPTATEAAREWLGNLLVYAPLKDWLGLSHAERAFTGGEAMGEETFLFFRALGIRLKQFYGQTETCALTAAQVEGHVRIDTVGRAMPGVDVRIDDNGEILIRSASVFHGYADNPDATAEALTPDRFLRTGDAGRLDGNGDLVVLGRVSELVQTAQGERFIPTFIENRLKFSPYIRNVAVLGAGRDQLTAIVCIDYEATGHWAEQRSLSYSSYAELSQKPQVIDLIRAEIARVNELQPDGLRIRRFVNLHKDFDADDGEITRTRKLRRKVIEQTYARLVDALYDGGREVTFDARITYEDGRQGTLSRNLSIREV is encoded by the coding sequence ATGAGCGTGCAAGGCAGGATCACCGGCTGGCCGGTGAACGATACCGGCCGCCCCGCCACGCTGGTGGCCGCGCTGGCCGCCAATGCGGCACAGGCCGGCAACCGGCCGGGGTTCCGCGAACGGGAATACGGCATCTGGCGCGAATGGACCTGGGTCCAGGTGCTGGACGAGGTGCTGGCGCTGGCCGCCGGGTTCGAAACGCTGGGCCTGGGCCCCGGCAAGGCGCTGACCGTGGTGGGCGACAACCGCGCGGCGATCTATTTTTCCATGCTGGCGGCCAATGCGCTGCGGGCCTTCCCCTCGCCCGTCTATCCTGACGTGCCGGTGGAGGAGTTCAAGAACTTCGTCCGCTTCGGCGACCCCGATATTGCCCTGGCAGAAGATCAGGAGCAGGTGGACAAACTGCTGGATCTGCGCTCGCGCATCGGGCGGCCGGCGACCATTGTCTATGACGACCCGCGCGGGATGGCGAATTATGCCGATCCGGGGTTGGTCGCGCTGTCGGACGTGGCGGAACGCGGGCGCAAGCGGCTGGTGGCGGAACCCGGGCTGGCGACCGATCTGGTCGCGCGGGCGGGTGCTGACGATATTGCGGTGCTGCTGTATTCGTCCGGCACCACGGGGCTGGCCAAGGGCATTCCCCTGCGCCATTCCAACATCACCGGCGGCATCGCCAATGCCGAAGCCGGGGGATACTTCCGCAAGGGGGAACGGCTTTTCGCCTATCTGCCAACGGCTTGGGTCGGGGATTTCGTGTTTTCGCTGGCGGCGGGCGTGTTGTTGCAGGCGGTGATCAACATTCCCGAACGCGCCGAAACCGCGCTGCATGACCTTAGGGAGGTGGCGCCGACGTTTTATCTGGCCGCACCAAGGGCATGGGACGCGATGTTGACGCGGATTCAGGTGGGCATGGCCGACAGCACGCCGATGAAGCGCCGGCTGTTCGACTGGTTCATCCCCCGCGCCATCGAACTGGAGCGCAAGCGGCTGAAGGGCCACAAGCCCACCGCCACCGAAGCCGCCCGCGAATGGCTGGGCAACCTGCTGGTCTATGCCCCGCTCAAGGACTGGCTGGGCCTGTCCCATGCCGAACGCGCCTTTACCGGCGGCGAGGCGATGGGCGAGGAGACCTTTCTGTTCTTCCGCGCGCTTGGCATCCGGCTCAAGCAGTTCTACGGCCAGACGGAAACCTGCGCGCTGACGGCCGCGCAAGTCGAAGGCCATGTCCGCATCGACACCGTGGGCCGTGCCATGCCCGGCGTGGATGTCAGGATCGACGACAACGGCGAAATCCTGATCCGGTCGGCCTCGGTGTTCCATGGCTATGCCGACAACCCCGACGCCACGGCCGAGGCGCTGACCCCCGACCGTTTCCTGCGCACCGGCGATGCCGGGCGGCTGGATGGCAACGGCGATCTGGTGGTGCTGGGGCGCGTCAGCGAACTGGTGCAGACGGCGCAGGGCGAACGCTTCATCCCGACCTTCATCGAGAACCGGCTGAAATTCTCGCCCTATATCCGCAACGTGGCAGTGCTGGGCGCCGGGCGCGACCAGCTGACCGCCATTGTCTGCATCGACTACGAGGCGACGGGCCACTGGGCGGAACAGCGGTCGCTGTCCTATTCCAGCTATGCCGAACTGTCGCAGAAACCGCAGGTGATCGACCTGATCCGGGCCGAGATCGCGCGGGTGAACGAATTGCAGCCCGATGGCCTGCGCATTCGGCGTTTCGTGAACCTGCACAAGGACTTCGATGCCGATGACGGCGAAATCACCCGCACGCGCAAACTGCGCCGCAAGGTGATCGAACAGACCTATGCGCGGCTGGTGGACGCGCTTTACGACGGCGGGCGCGAGGTCACCTTCGACGCCAGGATTACCTATGAAGATGGCCGGCAAGGCACGCTGAGCCGCAACCTGAGCATCCGGGAGGTCTGA
- a CDS encoding branched-chain amino acid ABC transporter permease, with protein sequence MDVILLAELAVNGVFVGLMYALIAAGIVLIYKTSGIANMAQGALAMTGAYVVVILAGGLGMPMWVAIPLAIALMFGFGAAIERVALRRMIGQPVIMVIMLTIGLEILLRGVLPGFFGAAVKRLNLGIPNTPIFLGELFLNRAILIGGGVSLALILLSILFFNSRFGIIMRAVSDNQTASWSVGIKVERAIAVAWGLSATMATTSGVLWGATQGVDWSLSLLLIKALAIAILGGLDSIVGVLVAGIIVGLAESMATGILDPIVGSGTRDVVASAIILLTLLFRPHGLFGREHIERV encoded by the coding sequence ATGGACGTTATCCTGCTTGCGGAACTGGCGGTGAACGGCGTGTTCGTCGGGCTGATGTATGCCCTGATCGCCGCCGGGATCGTGCTGATCTACAAGACATCGGGCATTGCCAACATGGCGCAGGGCGCGCTGGCGATGACCGGGGCCTATGTCGTGGTCATTCTGGCCGGCGGCCTGGGCATGCCCATGTGGGTGGCCATTCCGCTGGCCATCGCGCTGATGTTCGGCTTTGGCGCGGCCATCGAACGGGTGGCGCTGCGCCGGATGATCGGGCAGCCGGTGATCATGGTCATCATGCTGACCATCGGGCTGGAAATCCTGCTGCGCGGCGTGCTGCCCGGCTTTTTCGGCGCGGCGGTCAAGCGGCTGAACCTTGGTATCCCGAACACCCCGATCTTTCTGGGCGAACTGTTCCTGAACCGCGCCATCCTGATCGGCGGCGGGGTGTCGCTGGCACTGATCCTGCTGTCGATCCTGTTCTTCAACTCGCGCTTTGGCATCATCATGCGGGCGGTCAGCGACAACCAGACCGCCAGCTGGTCGGTGGGGATCAAGGTGGAACGCGCCATTGCGGTGGCCTGGGGGCTGTCGGCGACCATGGCCACCACCTCGGGCGTGCTGTGGGGGGCAACGCAGGGGGTGGACTGGTCGCTGTCGCTGTTGCTGATCAAGGCGCTGGCGATTGCCATTCTGGGCGGGCTGGACAGCATCGTCGGCGTGCTGGTGGCCGGCATCATCGTGGGGCTGGCCGAAAGCATGGCGACCGGCATCCTGGACCCCATCGTCGGCAGCGGCACGCGCGATGTCGTCGCCTCGGCCATCATCCTGCTGACGTTGCTGTTCCGCCCGCATGGCCTGTTCGGCCGCGAACATATCGAAAGGGTCTGA
- a CDS encoding branched-chain amino acid ABC transporter permease: MFFRKAGISFTRYQDERQIWRLPADRWTVAVIFALLLAAPFLIDRLYVISYLLPLIIWSMGAMGLNLLMGGAGQIHLGYGAVIGIGAYASVHAMRAGLPFELSMIIGGVAAAAVGIIFGAAALRVKGLYLAMATLAMQYIVDFVIVQFPAISGGTQAALSVPNVSFLGIPVQGDKAPYYVALAICTVLTLFMLNVRRTSFGRALAAVREKDYAASIIGVDPFRYKLLAFWVSSFIGGMTGAVLAVCYYRTISPDQFHLDLSIQLVAMVIVGGLGSVLGVFLGVGLILFAPIILNQLISFGADLFGLSIPIDLRAHLPLMLYGALIMGFLLWEPLGLAKIYNNIRNYFLVWPFRHAR; encoded by the coding sequence ATGTTCTTCCGCAAGGCCGGGATCAGCTTTACCCGCTATCAGGACGAACGCCAGATCTGGCGCCTGCCTGCCGACCGCTGGACGGTTGCCGTGATCTTTGCGCTGCTGCTGGCAGCCCCCTTCCTGATCGACCGGCTGTATGTGATCAGCTACCTGCTGCCGCTGATCATCTGGTCGATGGGCGCCATGGGGCTGAACCTGCTGATGGGGGGCGCCGGGCAGATCCACCTGGGCTATGGAGCGGTGATCGGGATCGGCGCCTATGCCTCGGTTCATGCGATGCGCGCGGGCCTGCCGTTCGAGCTGTCGATGATCATCGGCGGCGTGGCGGCGGCGGCGGTGGGCATCATCTTCGGCGCCGCGGCGCTGCGGGTAAAGGGGCTGTATCTGGCGATGGCGACGCTGGCGATGCAGTATATCGTCGATTTCGTCATCGTGCAGTTCCCCGCCATCTCGGGCGGCACGCAGGCCGCGCTGTCGGTGCCCAATGTCAGCTTCCTCGGGATCCCGGTGCAGGGCGACAAGGCGCCCTATTACGTGGCGCTGGCCATCTGCACCGTGCTGACGCTGTTCATGCTGAACGTGCGCCGCACCTCGTTCGGCCGGGCGCTGGCCGCCGTGCGGGAAAAGGACTATGCCGCCTCGATCATCGGGGTCGATCCGTTCCGCTACAAGCTGCTGGCCTTCTGGGTGTCGTCCTTTATCGGCGGCATGACGGGGGCGGTGCTGGCGGTGTGCTATTACCGCACCATCTCGCCCGACCAGTTCCACCTGGACCTGTCGATCCAGCTGGTGGCCATGGTCATCGTCGGCGGCCTGGGGTCGGTGCTGGGGGTGTTCCTGGGCGTGGGCCTGATCCTGTTCGCGCCGATCATCCTGAACCAGCTGATCAGCTTTGGCGCGGATCTGTTCGGCCTGTCCATCCCGATCGACCTGCGCGCCCACCTGCCGCTGATGCTGTATGGCGCGCTGATCATGGGGTTCCTGCTGTGGGAACCGCTGGGGCTGGCGAAAATCTACAACAACATACGGAATTACTTCCTGGTCTGGCCCTTCCGCCACGCCCGGTAA
- a CDS encoding ABC transporter substrate-binding protein gives MSLTRRNILTGAAVAAFASQLPVRVAFAQDKTIRFALPMDFTKVYTFVTSEYSQGQRDYISLINGRGGIGGYTIVPDVSDHANDQPRAIEAYERGKSQGAVLIDPLSTPVARALVPRVLADKMNMVTAFSGRSDAADGTAFPYVFPLSPNYWTQSGLLIDFFKQQDGGSLKDKTIAFVHIDTPFGKEPLPILEKLAAKEGYKLVAFPYTPPGNDQSAIWPQVRRARPDWVMFWGAGVGQTVALTEAARNGLDMSRVSGSVWVSESDMDVVGRDQTVGVLKVEPCASGRDPKIIQDILKEVVGAGKGAGPENKVGTAYYNYGVMITALMLEGVRKAVEIAPAGPVSGEWLNAGLNAITDYTAEGLIPSTTITPEDHQGGGQARIARWTGEKFEPVTDWFSANQDVVWDEVRKYSEEFKKTGK, from the coding sequence ATGAGCCTGACACGACGCAATATCCTGACAGGTGCCGCCGTTGCGGCATTCGCCAGCCAACTGCCTGTCCGCGTGGCCTTTGCGCAGGACAAGACCATCCGCTTTGCCCTGCCGATGGACTTTACCAAGGTCTATACCTTCGTGACCTCGGAATACAGCCAGGGCCAGCGCGACTACATCAGCCTGATCAACGGGCGCGGCGGCATCGGCGGCTATACCATCGTGCCGGACGTCAGCGACCACGCCAACGACCAGCCCCGCGCGATCGAGGCCTATGAGCGTGGCAAGTCGCAGGGCGCCGTGCTGATCGACCCGCTGTCCACCCCGGTGGCCCGCGCGCTGGTGCCCCGCGTGCTGGCCGACAAGATGAACATGGTCACCGCGTTTTCCGGCCGGTCGGATGCGGCCGACGGCACCGCCTTTCCTTACGTCTTCCCGCTGTCGCCGAACTACTGGACGCAATCGGGCCTGCTGATCGACTTTTTCAAGCAGCAGGACGGCGGATCGCTGAAGGACAAGACCATCGCCTTTGTCCATATCGACACGCCCTTCGGCAAGGAGCCCCTGCCGATCCTGGAAAAGCTGGCCGCGAAAGAGGGGTACAAGCTGGTCGCCTTCCCCTATACGCCCCCCGGCAACGACCAGTCGGCGATCTGGCCGCAGGTCCGCCGCGCGCGGCCTGACTGGGTGATGTTCTGGGGCGCCGGCGTGGGCCAGACCGTGGCCCTGACCGAAGCCGCCCGCAACGGCCTGGACATGAGCCGCGTTTCGGGCAGCGTCTGGGTTTCGGAATCCGACATGGATGTGGTCGGCCGCGACCAGACCGTCGGCGTGCTGAAGGTGGAACCCTGCGCCTCGGGCCGCGATCCCAAGATCATCCAGGATATCCTGAAAGAGGTGGTCGGCGCCGGCAAGGGCGCAGGGCCGGAAAACAAGGTCGGCACCGCCTATTACAACTATGGCGTGATGATCACCGCGCTGATGCTGGAAGGCGTGCGCAAGGCGGTGGAAATCGCCCCGGCCGGCCCTGTCAGCGGCGAATGGCTGAACGCGGGCCTGAACGCGATCACCGACTACACCGCCGAAGGGCTGATCCCGTCCACCACGATCACGCCAGAGGATCACCAGGGCGGCGGCCAGGCCCGCATCGCGCGCTGGACCGGCGAAAAGTTCGAACCCGTCACCGACTGGTTCAGCGCCAACCAGGACGTGGTCTGGGACGAAGTCCGCAAATACTCGGAAGAGTTCAAGAAGACCGGCAAGTGA
- a CDS encoding ABC transporter ATP-binding protein, translating into MALLSVNSVEVVYDQVSLAVKGASLEVPEAGLVALLGANGAGKSTILKSISGLLAPERGAVTRGSITFQGQDILALDPPARVRRGIVHVLEGRKVFEHLTPEENLIAATTMHSDRAQVAQMVEHMFDLFPRLKARAKAKAGYLSGGEQQMLAIGRALMTRPKLLMMDEPSLGLAPLLVDEIFDIITRINREEGVAVLLVEQNAVAALDVVQHAYLIEQGRIVMSGPADVLRENPDIKEAYLGGGTTHVDYHAVKHYRRRKRWLA; encoded by the coding sequence ATGGCCCTGCTTTCGGTCAACAGTGTCGAAGTCGTCTACGACCAGGTCTCGCTTGCCGTCAAAGGCGCCTCGCTCGAGGTGCCCGAGGCCGGGCTCGTCGCCTTGCTGGGCGCCAATGGTGCCGGCAAAAGCACCATCCTGAAATCCATCAGCGGCCTTCTGGCCCCCGAACGCGGCGCGGTGACGCGCGGGTCGATCACCTTTCAGGGCCAGGATATTCTGGCGCTGGATCCCCCTGCGCGGGTGCGGCGCGGCATCGTGCATGTGCTGGAAGGCCGCAAGGTGTTCGAACACCTGACGCCCGAGGAAAACCTGATCGCCGCCACCACCATGCATTCCGACCGCGCGCAGGTGGCGCAGATGGTCGAGCACATGTTCGACCTGTTCCCCCGGCTGAAAGCCCGCGCCAAGGCCAAGGCCGGTTACCTGTCGGGCGGCGAACAGCAGATGCTGGCCATCGGCCGCGCCCTGATGACCCGCCCGAAACTGCTGATGATGGACGAACCCAGCCTGGGCCTGGCCCCCCTGCTGGTGGACGAGATCTTCGACATCATCACCCGCATCAACCGCGAGGAAGGCGTGGCCGTGCTGCTGGTGGAACAGAACGCGGTGGCGGCGCTGGATGTGGTGCAGCACGCCTATCTGATCGAACAGGGCCGCATCGTGATGTCCGGCCCCGCCGATGTGCTGCGCGAGAACCCCGACATCAAAGAGGCCTATCTGGGCGGCGGCACCACCCATGTGGATTACCACGCCGTCAAGCATTACCGCCGCCGCAAGCGCTGGCTGGCCTGA